A window of Pan paniscus chromosome X, NHGRI_mPanPan1-v2.0_pri, whole genome shotgun sequence genomic DNA:
CTGCCTGTAGGACAATCAGGCTCACGTCCTCAGTGGAGACCTCGCATATCTCTGACAGGAGAATCAGTAACAACGTCAGTGCTGGGGGATGCACCCCACCTAGAAATGTCATATTCAGGCTCCAAGGTGAAGCAACCACATCTTCATTAGTGTCCCCATCCTGTAGAATTATACAGGGACGTGGAATTTGGCAAGGGGGATTACTAAGGGTgacaatttccatgttttaagagaACCAATGGGAATGGTTGTGATGCATGTGAACAAATCCTTATTTGGAACTGTATTTATCTTAATAGGGCCAAGCTCGGCCACCAAGCTCTACGATGAGATGCAGAGACAAAACCCAGTCCAGTGGGGTCCTCTCTGCCAAGGAAAAGCCAAGGGGTCTGTCTCTGACACAAAGGGATGACACCTTGTAATTTAAaacagggaagagggagagaaagaggaagtctCTTCCAATTTCAGGGGTTCTATCGCTGTCCAGCCTCACGGATGCGGCAGAACGCAGCAGTAATGAGCGCCGCCCCCTTCCCGCTGCCATCCTCTGACTGCAGGAAAGACACATCACATTTCGGAGCCAGGTCCTTCACTGTCTCATGCATGACTTTGGCAAAGTGAGGATGTAGCTTGCAGAGGGTCCCATCCACACCCACTGTCACTTTGACAGTGTCCAGCCCACGGTTTTCTCGTATCTTGTCCACCACAGCAGCCATGCCTGCACCACAGAGCTGGGCTGCCCGCCGGGCCACCACGGTGCACACCTCCTTAACAATGATGCTGTCGTCACAGGTGCTCTCAAGCCCTAAGTGTTGCAGAATGGCTCGGACTTGCAGCAGGGCCAGGCAGTCACTCTCAATCTGAGACAAGAACTTGGTTTCAAAGATGCCCCTTTTCTTGAGTAGCTCTGAGATGTGGCCTCAGAAGAGCAGCCCACGCTTGGTGAAATCGATGAGAATGTTACCGACAATCTCACCCAGGTACATTCCATTGATCATTTTCTCGAACCTCTGCTTGCCGGGGTTGAGTGAAAGCTCATCCACAGCCACATCAAATTCTGTGTGGAAGTCATCTAGGCATCCATTGTCCCCAAAGGCCCCCCATTCCATGTTCACACACATCCGCccctcttctccttccaccaGTTCCACATTGCTCATCTCTTCCATGTAGCAGACATTGCTGCCCGTGCCAACCGATGAGGCCAACTTCACAGTGAGGGTCTTCAAAGCCACAGGTCATCATAGTTCTGACTGTGTCGTTCACCACAGCAATCACATCCAGGTCAAACTCCTCTCGCCGGTGGATCGCTTCCTTCAGCAGGGTCACCACGTCCTCGCCCTCGCAGCCAGATTCCTTGAAGCCTTTTGTCCACTAGAGGAGGATGCTCTCGTCCAGGCTGTTCTGCTGGCAGGGGAAGGAGAAGGTAAAACCCAGAGGCAGGCACACGCCCTTCATGCCCATGTACTCCAGGAAGTCCGCGATGCACTGGACAATGTGGTCAAAGAGCTCGTCCCCGGTGCCATGCATGACCTCCTGCGGGATGGCATAGATCTTGTTGtgcatctccactccactccacttcccaTTCCGAACACAGACCAGCAGGACCCAGAAATTTGTTCCTCCAAGGTCCAAGGCCAAGAAGTCCCCTTTCTCTGTGCCGTCAGGGGTGGCACACACGTAGGTGGGAAGCATCTTGACGGGGGCACTGGCGTGAGTCTCCTTGCTCAGACCTCGCTCCATTTCTACCTTCATCCTCCTCTTGACCTCCAACAGCTGGTCATGGCTCAGCTGCAGAGGCTCTAGTGTCTTCTGGCGGGCACGGTGTTGATCGGCCAGCCGGTAAGCCACTGCTGTCACCATGGCTGCACCTTTGCCACTGCCATCCTCGGAGCGGAGGAAGCAGACATAGCAGTCAGGCAACAGCCGCCACACGGTCTTATGTAGACGCTTGGCAAAATGGGGGTGTTTCTTGTAGACGGAACCGTCGACCCCAATAGTAGAGCGAAGCTGCTCCTCGCCTTTGTTCTCCTTGATGCGCTGCAGCACGGGGGCCAGGGTGGCTGTGCACAGGCTGGCGGAGTGTGTGGACACGATCTGACAGATCCGGTGAGTGGCCACGCAGTCCTCCTGAGTCGGGTCCATGCCCAACCGCATCAGGACCTCACGGGCCTTCCGGATGCCATCCTTCTCCCCTTCAGTGTCTGAGATGTCTTTGGTCTCAAAGTGACCGGTATTGAGAAGCTCTGGGCTGAGCTTCCCCCTAAAGAGCAGCTCCTCCTTGGCCATCTTCACCAGGATAAACCTCATCAGCTCCCCCATGTACATCGCACTGATCACCTTCTCAAACAGTTGCTTCCCCAGGTTCAGTGAGCCCATGTCAATCTCCTGGTCAAACTCAGTGCGAATGTCATTGAGCAAGCCATCGTCCCCGAAGGCCCCCCACTCGATATTGATACACATCTGCCCCTCGTCGCCTTCTACCATCTCGATGTGGCGCATCTCTTCCATGTGGCAGGCGTTGCTGCCAGTGCCCACAATGAGACCAATCTCACAGTTGTGGTCGTCATGACCACAGGTCATCATGGTCCCAACTGTGTCATTCACCACAGCCACAATGTCGATATCAAAGTCCCCTCTCCTCTGGATGGCCTTCCGGATCAGAGCCACAACGTCTCTGCCTTCCACTCCACTGGACTTGAATCCCTTGGTCCATGAGACCAGGAAACTCTCGTCTAGTTTAGTCTGGCGGCAGGGGAACGAGAAGGTAAAACCCAATGGGAGCTTCTTGTCTTTGATTTGTAGCTTATCCATGAAGTTAGCCAGCCATTCGGCAATGTGGTCAAACAGCTCGGTGTCACTGCCTCGCATGATGTCCTCGGGGATGGCATAGATCTGGTTCTCCATCTCCACCTTCCGGAGCCCATTGTCCGTTACTTTCACCTAAAGCATACGGAAGTTGGTCCCTCCAAGGTCCAGAGCCAGGAACTCTCCGTGTTCTGTCCCATCTGAAGTGGACCTCACAAAGGTGGGCAGCATCTTCACTGCTGCAGTGGGGTGAGTGGTGGATCCAAGCCCTTTCTCTATCTCCTTGCGGAACCGCTTAGAGATCTCCAAGAGGGCCTCATCAGAGAGGTGCATGTGGTAGAGATACTGGTCAACCTTCTGCACTTGGTCATGGTTGAGCTCCTTGAAGAAGTAGGCAAGCAAATGCGAGGCAACCATCCTGCCGCGACCCGACGGCGCAGAGTTGGAAAACCGAGGCGGGGGCACGAGCCGGGAGGCGGGCAGCGCGGTCCGACTGCTTTGTGCTGGGGCTCGGCTGCCTGGCCGGGAGCTGGGAGTCCGGACGGCGCACAAAGAAGGCTAACGGCGAGGGTGCGCCCGGCTGGCAGAGGGCGCGGGTCTCCAGAGACGTGATTTTGGCGTCACAACTGCCAGAAGGCGCCTCAGTTCTCTCCCGGCGACGTGTCCGATTGTCCCACGTCAAGGCGCTAACTTCGGCCACAGGATCACTGAGGCTCAACTTGAGAAGAATCTCAGCCCGGCTCCACTCGGGCAGTGGGACCTCTCCGGTTCACAGGAGCGTGGCTCCGGCCCGCGGATTTTCTTAGCTGGGTGACACGATGTTGCCAGCGGCAGCCCGGGACTCCTGCCGATATCATATctttagctggttattatgcaaacttgtttgtgtggttgctttatactGTCACTGGCCTGTATACTTGTGTGTTTTTGTGGTCCTggtaacattcttttctttccatatttagcactgccttcaggacctcttgtaaggcaggtctggtgttAACTTATTCCCTCAGCacttgtttatctgaaaaagatCTTATTTGTTCTTTACATATGAAGGTTAGTTTGgccggatatgaaattcttgattggaaattcttttccttaagaatgctGATTATTGGCCCTCAatttcttctggcttatagagtttctgctgaaagttctgctgttagcctgatggggttccctttgtaggtgacctgcccctttTCTCtgtctgcctttaacatttttttctttcattttgaccctTGAGAATCTAATAATTTTGTGTCTTTGAGATGGTCTTCTTATGTAGTATCTTGCAAGGGTTTTCTGCCTTTCCTTAATTTGAATGTTAACCCTTTAGTGAGGTTGGAAAAGTTTTCTTGGACAATATTCTGAGATATGTTTTCCAAGATGCTTACTTTCTCCGCATCTCTTCCAGGGACACAAGTGGGTTATAGATTTGatttctttacataatctcatatttctcagaggttttgttcatattttttattcttttgtttttagtcttACTGAATTATTTTAGATAGCTAGTTTTGAGCCCTGATATTCTTTCCTTAGCTTGGTCTATCCTACTGTAAATATTTGTGATTacattatgaaattcttatagTGTGTTTTTCAATTCTATCagatttatttagttcttttttataaTGGTCTCTTTGTCTACCagcttatgttttattttattgtaattcttagattccttggattgggtgtTCACTCCTGAGTTTTGATGATCTTCATTTACTatctatattctgaattctagTTCTGTCATTTTAGCCATTTCAGCCAGGTAAGAAGTCTTTCTTGGGAAAtggtgcagtcatttggaggaaagaagtcACTCTGACTTTTTTAATTGTCAGAGTTattgtgctggttctttctcatctgtgtgggctgtTGTTCTTTTAACTGTGGTGTAATTTGAGTACAGGCAGTAGACTTCTTTTTAGGATGTATTCAGAGAGCTGAAGCTTTGTGCAGGGTGGTTATTTGTAGGTGAATTCTTGTCCTTGGTTTCATCGAGTATATTAGCAAAGTATTTTAGTGTAGAAGTTTTGGTCTTCAATCTAGTAGACTGTGCTTAAGTAAAATGGCCAGTATGCAGCCTCTTGCTCAATCACATGGCTTATCTGTGTTTTTTCACAATTGCAATCATGGTCCTTCTTAGTGCTCTGAAAGTTTTATTCCTTTCCCTCTTGAGTACTGGCTGCAGATCTTGGCTTGGCACTCCCAGGCCGCACACTGCAGCTCTGGGGTGAGCTCAGGCTTTATGTTCCCTCCCCACCTTGGAGGCAGCAAGGGAAGGGACCATAGCAGTGGGTGTTACAGAGGTTCACTTGTCTCATGGAGCTTTACCCCGCAGAGATGCGGAGCTGCTATCAATTAATGTGATTGGAGTGGCTGCACTGTGGGCTCAAGCCAGGGGGAGGGGGTGCTGCTTGGTAACAACTGGgggtgagtggatcacaagggAAGCAGATTGGCTTCTTCTCCCTCTGCAGCTTTCTGGAGGTGTGGTTAAAGCCCTCAGAGTATTTTCTCCTTTCCCAATCCAAGGGGAGCAAGGGCAGTATCATTGCAATGGCAGTGGGAGAGGAGCTTTCAGATGGCTCTGGGAGTTTCACCTAAGAGAAATGTGGAGATGCTGTTACTGGGTATGTTCATCCAGGGGACAGGGTGACTGCACTGCTGTGCTGAGCTTGGAGCTCTGCTTTTTCAGGAGCAGAGTCAATAACTCACAGGCAGAAGAGACTGAGCTCCTCCCTCTATGTGATTGTGGCATGCTGGGAGCATGTGTGAAGTCCTTaggctctttgtttctttccttacaCTGAGGACAGCAGGGACAGAACCACTGCTGTGACAGTGGCAGAGGGGCTGTTGGTTGCCTCTGGAAGATCTTCCCTAGGGAAACTCAGTGCCACTACCTGTAGGTGTGCTCAGCTCTGGGTGGGGCAGCTAAATTGAGGTCCTGAGCTAGGGCCCTGCCTGGTGAAAAGTGAAGTTGGGGGCGCACAAGGGAAAGGGACTGGATACCTCTCCATATCATGACTTCAGTGTGCTGGACATGTGAACACAGTGACCAGACCCTTTGTTCCTTTCCCTGCCTGAGGGCAGTTAGGGCAGTATCACTGCAGCTGCAATGGCAGAGGGATTGTGAGTTGTCTCTTAGATTTCCTCCTGAGAGAAATGCAGAGCTGCCTCCAACTGCAGTGTTCAT
This region includes:
- the LOC100993163 gene encoding LOW QUALITY PROTEIN: hexokinase-2-like (The sequence of the model RefSeq protein was modified relative to this genomic sequence to represent the inferred CDS: deleted 1 base in 1 codon; substituted 3 bases at 3 genomic stop codons), whose amino-acid sequence is MVASHLLAYFFKELNHDQVQKVDQYLYHMHLSDEALLEISKRFRKEIEKGLGSTTHPTAAVKMLPTFVRSTSDGTEHGEFLALDLGGTNFRMLXVKVTDNGLRKVEMENQIYAIPEDIMRGSDTELFDHIAEWLANFMDKLQIKDKKLPLGFTFSFPCRQTKLDESFLVSWTKGFKSSGVEGRDVVALIRKAIQRRGDFDIDIVAVVNDTVGTMMTCGHDDHNCEIGLIVGTGSNACHMEEMRHIEMVEGDEGQMCINIEWGAFGDDGLLNDIRTEFDQEIDMGSLNLGKQLFEKVISAMYMGELMRFILVKMAKEELLFRGKLSPELLNTGHFETKDISDTEGEKDGIRKAREVLMRLGMDPTQEDCVATHRICQIVSTHSASLCTATLAPVLQRIKENKGEEQLRSTIGVDGSVYKKHPHFAKRLHKTVWRLLPDCYVCFLRSEDGSGKGAAMVTAVAYRLADQHRARQKTLEPLQLSHDQLLEVKRRMKVEMERGLSKETHASAPVKMLPTYVCATPDGTEKGDFLALDLGGTNFWVLLVCVRNGKWSGVEMHNKIYAIPQEVMHGTGDELFDHIVQCIADFLEYMGMKGVCLPLGFTFSFPCQQNSLDESILLXWTKGFKESGCEGEDVVTLLKEAIHRREEFDLDVIAVVNDTVRTMMTCGFEDPHCEVGLIVGTGSNVCYMEEMSNVELVEGEEGRMCVNMEWGAFGDNGCLDDFHTEFDVAVDELSLNPGKQRFEKMINGMYLGEIVGNILIDFTKRGLLFXGHISELLKKRGIFETKFLSQIESDCLALLQVRAILQHLGLESTCDDSIIVKEVCTVVARRAAQLCGAGMAAVVDKIRENRGLDTVKVTVGVDGTLCKLHPHFAKVMHETVKDLAPKCDVSFLQSEDGSGKGAALITAAFCRIREAGQR